Proteins encoded within one genomic window of Actinoplanes octamycinicus:
- a CDS encoding nucleotidyltransferase domain-containing protein, with protein sequence MEIAESFLRRADDLAPGLVEGFYLQGSVALGDYRPGVSDVDFVAVTSRPPAPELIGRIHRELPRRPRLDGIFVGWDDLRRDPAKLPPGPAVHEGRVLAASDFERNLVTWHVLAQGGVALRGPARPEIYTDWPALAELTRANLASYWRPWVRRLRGGPVGFTGWAVSWTVLGVARLRHTLAAGEVTSKTAAGEFAVARYGREWERIVGEALRLRCGGAARYRNPLRRRADMLAFAERVLAD encoded by the coding sequence ATGGAGATCGCGGAGAGCTTCCTGCGCCGGGCCGACGACCTCGCTCCGGGGCTGGTCGAGGGGTTCTACCTGCAGGGCTCGGTGGCGCTCGGGGACTACCGGCCGGGGGTCAGTGACGTCGACTTCGTGGCGGTCACCTCGCGGCCGCCCGCGCCGGAGCTGATCGGCCGGATCCACCGGGAGTTGCCGCGCCGGCCGCGTCTCGACGGGATCTTCGTGGGCTGGGACGACCTGCGGCGGGATCCGGCGAAGCTGCCGCCCGGGCCGGCCGTCCACGAGGGCCGGGTGCTGGCCGCCTCCGACTTCGAACGGAACCTGGTCACCTGGCACGTGCTGGCCCAGGGCGGGGTGGCGCTGCGCGGGCCGGCGCGGCCGGAGATCTACACCGACTGGCCGGCGCTGGCCGAGCTGACCCGGGCGAACCTGGCGTCCTACTGGCGGCCATGGGTGCGGCGGCTGCGGGGCGGTCCGGTCGGGTTCACCGGCTGGGCGGTCTCCTGGACGGTGCTCGGGGTGGCCCGGTTGCGGCACACGCTGGCGGCCGGCGAGGTGACCTCGAAGACGGCGGCCGGGGAGTTCGCGGTGGCTCGTTATGGCCGGGAGTGGGAACGGATCGTCGGTGAGGCGCTCCGGCTCCGCTGTGGGGGAGCGGCCCGCTATCGGAACCCGCTGCGCCGCCGGGCCGACATGTTGGCCTTCGCCGAGCGGGTGCTGGCCGACTGA
- the leuS gene encoding leucine--tRNA ligase, protein MVKMSETENPFRYTAALAGEMELRWQQYWAENGTFHAPNPVGELADPDHPRAGAPKLHVQDMFPYPSGAGLHVGHPLGYIGTDCYTRYQRMAGFNVLHPMGFDAFGLPAEQYAVQTGTHPAVTTAANVERYRQQLRRLGLAYDDRRSFSTTDPEYYRWTQWIFLQVFNSWYDTELHKARPISELITEFETGTRPAPGTPWKDMSPAERRKLIDGHRLAYVSEAPVNWCPGLGTVLANEEVTPDGRSERGNFPVFQRSLKQWMMRITAYGDRLVDDLDALDWPEPVKLMQRNWIGRSRGAHVDFPVGNDHIRVFTTRPDTLFGATYMVLAPEHELVASIVPAAWPEGTHEVWTGGAATPAEAVAAYQATAAARTEEERTAEGKVKTGVFTGAYATNPVNGASIPVFIADYVLAGYGTGAIMAVPGHDERDFEFATVFELPVVRTIVTPDGFEGAYVGDGEVINSEFLNGMTKDDAKAAMIAWLEENDKGAGATTYRLRDWLFSRQRYWGEPFPIVYDETGLPVALPESMLPVELPDVDDFSPRTFDPDDADTEPETPLSRKKDWVQVELDLGDGPKTYTRETNTMPQWAGSCWYELRYLDPHNDKALVDPANEAYWMGPRSATDPGGVDLYVGGVEHAVLHLLYARFWHKVLFDLGHVSSFEPFRKLFNQGYIQAYAFRDSRGVIVPAEEVVERDGKWYYGDQQVNREYGKMGKSLKNVVTPDEMCEQYGADTFRVYEMAMGPLDVSRPWETRAVIGSQRFLQRVWRLVIDEETGAVRVADEPLDAKSRKVLHKVIAGVREDMGELRFNTAIAKLIELTNTLTPLPTVSREAVEPLVLMLSPFAPHLAEELWSKLGHTGTLAYADFPQADPAQLVADSITYPVQVNGKVRGRVEVAPDTPEEEVRAQALAAVTEALAGKDPKKVIVVKGRLVSVVV, encoded by the coding sequence ATGGTGAAGATGAGCGAGACCGAGAACCCGTTCCGTTACACCGCCGCGCTGGCCGGCGAGATGGAGCTGCGCTGGCAGCAGTACTGGGCGGAGAACGGGACGTTCCACGCGCCCAACCCGGTCGGCGAGCTGGCCGACCCGGACCACCCGCGGGCCGGCGCGCCCAAGCTGCACGTGCAGGACATGTTCCCGTACCCGTCCGGCGCCGGCCTGCACGTCGGGCACCCGCTGGGCTACATCGGCACCGACTGCTACACCCGCTACCAGCGGATGGCCGGCTTCAACGTGCTGCACCCGATGGGCTTCGACGCGTTCGGCCTGCCCGCCGAGCAGTACGCGGTGCAGACCGGCACCCACCCCGCGGTGACCACCGCGGCCAACGTCGAGCGGTACCGGCAGCAGCTGCGCCGGCTGGGCCTGGCGTACGACGACCGCCGCTCGTTCTCCACCACCGACCCGGAGTACTACCGCTGGACCCAGTGGATCTTCCTGCAGGTCTTCAACTCCTGGTACGACACCGAGCTGCACAAGGCCCGGCCGATCAGTGAGCTGATCACCGAGTTCGAGACCGGCACCCGCCCGGCCCCGGGCACCCCGTGGAAGGACATGTCGCCGGCCGAGCGGCGCAAGCTGATCGACGGCCACCGGCTGGCCTACGTCTCCGAGGCCCCGGTCAACTGGTGCCCCGGCCTGGGCACCGTGCTGGCCAACGAGGAGGTCACCCCGGACGGTCGCTCCGAGCGCGGCAACTTCCCGGTCTTCCAGCGCAGCCTGAAGCAGTGGATGATGCGGATCACCGCGTACGGTGACCGCCTGGTCGACGACCTGGACGCGCTGGACTGGCCGGAGCCGGTCAAGCTGATGCAGCGCAACTGGATCGGCCGCAGCCGGGGCGCGCACGTCGACTTCCCGGTCGGCAACGACCACATCCGGGTCTTCACCACCCGCCCGGACACCCTGTTCGGCGCCACCTACATGGTCCTGGCCCCGGAGCACGAGCTGGTCGCCTCGATCGTCCCGGCCGCCTGGCCGGAGGGCACCCACGAGGTGTGGACCGGCGGGGCCGCCACCCCGGCCGAGGCCGTCGCCGCCTACCAGGCGACCGCCGCGGCCAGGACCGAGGAGGAGCGCACCGCCGAGGGCAAGGTGAAGACCGGCGTCTTCACCGGGGCGTACGCCACCAACCCGGTCAACGGGGCGAGCATCCCGGTCTTCATCGCCGACTACGTGCTGGCCGGTTACGGCACCGGCGCGATCATGGCGGTGCCCGGGCACGACGAGCGCGACTTCGAGTTCGCCACGGTGTTCGAGCTGCCGGTGGTCCGCACGATCGTCACCCCCGACGGGTTCGAGGGCGCCTACGTCGGCGACGGCGAGGTGATCAACTCCGAATTCCTGAACGGGATGACCAAGGACGACGCCAAGGCCGCCATGATCGCCTGGCTGGAGGAGAACGACAAGGGCGCCGGGGCCACCACCTACCGGCTGCGCGACTGGCTGTTCAGCCGCCAGCGGTACTGGGGCGAGCCGTTCCCGATCGTCTACGACGAGACCGGCCTGCCGGTGGCGCTGCCTGAGTCGATGCTGCCGGTCGAGCTGCCGGACGTGGACGACTTCTCGCCGCGCACCTTCGACCCGGACGACGCGGACACCGAGCCGGAGACCCCGCTGTCCCGCAAGAAGGACTGGGTGCAGGTCGAGCTGGACCTGGGTGACGGGCCGAAGACCTACACCCGGGAGACCAACACCATGCCGCAGTGGGCCGGCTCCTGCTGGTACGAGCTGCGCTACCTGGACCCGCACAACGACAAGGCGCTGGTCGACCCGGCCAACGAGGCGTACTGGATGGGCCCGCGCTCGGCGACCGACCCGGGCGGCGTCGACCTGTACGTCGGCGGCGTCGAGCACGCCGTGCTGCACCTGCTGTACGCCCGCTTCTGGCACAAGGTCCTGTTCGACCTGGGCCACGTCTCGTCCTTCGAGCCGTTCCGCAAGCTGTTCAACCAGGGCTACATCCAGGCGTACGCGTTCCGCGACAGCCGCGGCGTGATCGTCCCGGCCGAGGAGGTCGTCGAGCGCGACGGCAAGTGGTACTACGGCGACCAGCAGGTCAACCGCGAGTACGGCAAGATGGGCAAGTCGCTGAAGAACGTGGTCACCCCGGACGAGATGTGCGAGCAGTACGGCGCCGACACGTTCCGGGTCTACGAGATGGCGATGGGCCCGCTGGACGTCTCCCGCCCCTGGGAGACCCGGGCGGTGATCGGGTCGCAGCGCTTCCTGCAGCGAGTCTGGCGTCTGGTGATCGACGAGGAGACCGGCGCGGTCCGGGTCGCCGACGAGCCGCTGGACGCCAAGTCCCGCAAGGTCCTGCACAAGGTCATCGCCGGGGTCCGCGAGGACATGGGCGAGCTGCGGTTCAACACCGCGATCGCCAAGCTGATCGAGCTGACCAACACGCTGACCCCGCTGCCCACGGTCTCCCGCGAGGCCGTCGAGCCGCTGGTGCTGATGCTGTCCCCGTTCGCCCCGCACCTGGCCGAGGAGCTGTGGAGCAAGCTGGGCCACACCGGCACGCTGGCCTACGCCGACTTCCCGCAGGCCGACCCGGCCCAGCTGGTGGCCGACTCGATCACCTACCCGGTCCAGGTCAACGGCAAGGTCCGCGGCCGCGTCGAGGTCGCCCCGGACACCCCGGAGGAGGAGGTCCGCGCGCAGGCCCTGGCCGCCGTCACCGAGGCCCTGGCCGGCAAGGACCCGAAGAAGGTCATCGTCGTCAAGGGCCGCCTGGTCAGCGTCGTCGTCTGA
- a CDS encoding C40 family peptidase, with translation MSGAGTVALSLGLCLCAGQLVGASPAAASATPVASATTATTAAAAKVTPKLTASVNTRKLPWGSTLKVTAKVIDPRTGKVAKGTVRLQAWRTNKWVTWDTETVKSGAVTLAARPDKKGVGSGVTVRTLFTGSGYNQAASGKVKITLKSSGAKVLAEAKKHKGALYKFGASGPKRFDCSGFTQYVYKKAAGKKLPHKANLQQKYGKSVSKSKKQVGDLIVFRSGSYGSHVGIYAGGGYMYDSPHTGARVGKHKIYGSNYVVRRMVA, from the coding sequence ATGTCCGGCGCCGGTACCGTCGCACTGTCCCTGGGCCTCTGCCTCTGCGCCGGCCAGCTCGTAGGAGCCTCGCCGGCGGCCGCGTCCGCCACTCCGGTCGCGAGCGCCACCACCGCCACCACGGCGGCGGCAGCCAAGGTCACGCCCAAGTTGACCGCTTCGGTCAACACCCGGAAGCTCCCCTGGGGCTCCACCCTCAAGGTCACCGCCAAGGTCATCGACCCGCGCACCGGCAAGGTCGCCAAGGGCACGGTCCGGCTGCAGGCCTGGCGCACCAACAAATGGGTCACCTGGGACACCGAGACCGTGAAGAGCGGTGCGGTGACCCTGGCGGCCCGGCCCGACAAGAAGGGCGTCGGTTCCGGCGTCACCGTCCGCACCCTCTTCACCGGCAGCGGCTACAACCAGGCCGCCAGCGGCAAGGTGAAGATCACCCTGAAGTCCAGCGGGGCCAAGGTCCTCGCCGAGGCGAAGAAGCACAAGGGCGCGCTCTACAAGTTCGGCGCCTCCGGTCCCAAGCGGTTCGACTGCTCCGGGTTCACCCAGTACGTCTACAAGAAGGCGGCCGGCAAGAAGCTGCCGCACAAGGCGAACCTGCAGCAGAAGTACGGCAAGTCGGTCAGCAAGTCGAAGAAGCAGGTCGGTGACCTGATCGTCTTCCGCTCCGGCTCCTACGGGTCCCACGTCGGCATCTACGCCGGCGGCGGCTACATGTACGACTCGCCGCACACCGGCGCCCGGGTCGGCAAGCACAAGATCTACGGCAGCAACTACGTCGTGCGGCGGATGGTCGCCTGA
- a CDS encoding TVP38/TMEM64 family protein, with protein MTDKPERPVGARTGDSQAEPISRSVATLEPSATPAAPSSASVLSAASAPSVAPASEPIAAQEPVAASEPVAEPVAISRKRRLIRFGVLTALIGGLAVAAGTLPLRDIGDAVVALGPGAAVAVAVLGGLLLSVLVPRTAVTVACGALLGAATGAIAALAAAVIAAVATYYAGRWAGRGVLQAKAGGRLARLDGWLNRRGLAAVLLVRFLPLAPFGLVGYAYGTTSVCRKRYLLGTTIAAIPSTVTYAVIGAAVAAPGKMSAITIAPAVIGFLLSTAIVLRWRQTSRRAATPAAAPVPA; from the coding sequence ATGACCGACAAACCTGAACGCCCCGTGGGCGCCCGCACCGGGGACTCTCAGGCCGAGCCGATCAGCCGGTCCGTCGCCACCCTCGAGCCGTCTGCCACGCCGGCCGCCCCATCCTCGGCCTCGGTCCTGTCCGCCGCCTCGGCACCGTCCGTCGCCCCGGCCTCCGAGCCCATCGCGGCGCAGGAGCCGGTCGCGGCGTCGGAGCCGGTCGCGGAGCCGGTCGCGATCAGCCGCAAGCGTCGGCTCATCCGGTTCGGCGTGCTCACCGCGCTGATCGGCGGGCTCGCGGTCGCCGCCGGCACGCTCCCGCTGCGCGACATCGGCGACGCCGTGGTCGCCCTCGGCCCGGGCGCCGCCGTCGCGGTCGCCGTACTCGGTGGTCTGCTCCTCTCGGTCCTGGTCCCGCGCACCGCGGTGACCGTCGCCTGCGGCGCCCTGCTCGGCGCCGCGACCGGCGCGATCGCCGCGCTGGCCGCCGCGGTGATCGCCGCGGTCGCCACCTACTACGCGGGCCGCTGGGCCGGCCGCGGCGTCCTGCAGGCCAAGGCCGGTGGCCGCCTGGCCCGCCTGGACGGCTGGCTCAACCGCCGCGGCCTGGCTGCCGTGCTCCTCGTCCGCTTCCTGCCGCTGGCCCCGTTCGGCCTGGTCGGCTACGCCTACGGCACCACCAGCGTCTGCCGCAAGCGCTACCTGCTGGGCACCACGATCGCCGCCATCCCGTCCACGGTCACCTACGCCGTGATCGGCGCCGCGGTGGCCGCCCCCGGCAAGATGAGCGCGATCACCATCGCCCCGGCGGTGATCGGCTTCCTGCTCTCCACCGCGATCGTCCTCCGCTGGCGCCAGACCTCCCGCCGCGCCGCCACGCCGGCCGCGGCCCCGGTTCCCGCCTGA
- a CDS encoding Mur ligase family protein: MPLRAIVATTASKTAAALSRAAGRGDGSVIGGWIGLKIDPDLLSHLASGRAVALVSGTNGKTTTTRLTAAAVGVLGRVATNGYGANMPTGHTSALAKEGHTPFAVLEVDEHYLAQVIDATRPKVVALLNLSRDQLDRAKEVAMMAQLWKTALAGHPEIRVVANADDPMVVWAAAGSPQTTWFSAGQRWHDDSFVCPESGHPIERANGDWWCTGCPLRRPVPQWVVEEDGVIDPRGDWHLVKLQLPGKVNLGNAATALAVAGEFGVRPIEALPRLSRVTSIAGRYAQVDRDGRNIRLLLAKNPASWLEAFDMADQAPTLLSINARDPDGLDTSWLWDVDFAPLRDRPVLITGDRAYDLAVRLEVNRVPFQHVQTFDQALAAVPPGRLEVIANYTAFQDIRAVLDRVN; encoded by the coding sequence ATGCCCCTGCGGGCCATAGTCGCGACCACCGCGTCGAAGACCGCGGCCGCGCTCTCCAGGGCCGCGGGACGCGGCGACGGATCGGTGATCGGCGGCTGGATCGGCCTCAAGATCGATCCGGACCTGCTGTCCCACCTCGCGTCCGGCCGCGCCGTCGCGCTGGTCTCCGGCACCAACGGCAAGACCACCACCACCCGGCTCACCGCGGCCGCGGTCGGCGTGCTCGGCCGGGTCGCCACCAACGGCTACGGCGCCAACATGCCCACCGGTCACACCTCCGCGCTGGCGAAAGAGGGGCACACCCCGTTCGCCGTGCTCGAGGTCGACGAGCACTACCTGGCCCAGGTGATCGACGCCACCCGGCCCAAGGTGGTGGCGCTGCTCAACCTCTCCCGCGACCAGCTCGACCGGGCGAAGGAGGTGGCGATGATGGCGCAGCTGTGGAAGACCGCGCTGGCCGGCCACCCCGAGATCCGGGTGGTGGCCAACGCGGACGACCCGATGGTGGTCTGGGCGGCCGCCGGCAGCCCGCAGACCACCTGGTTCAGCGCCGGCCAGCGCTGGCACGACGACTCGTTCGTCTGCCCGGAGAGCGGCCACCCGATCGAGCGGGCCAACGGCGACTGGTGGTGCACCGGCTGCCCGCTGCGCCGACCGGTCCCGCAGTGGGTGGTCGAGGAGGACGGGGTGATCGACCCGCGCGGCGACTGGCACCTGGTCAAGCTCCAGCTCCCCGGCAAGGTCAACCTGGGTAACGCGGCCACCGCCCTCGCGGTCGCCGGCGAGTTCGGGGTCCGCCCGATCGAGGCCCTCCCCCGGCTCTCCCGGGTGACCTCGATCGCCGGGCGCTACGCGCAGGTCGACCGGGACGGCCGCAACATCCGGCTGCTGCTCGCCAAGAACCCGGCGAGCTGGCTGGAGGCGTTCGACATGGCCGACCAGGCGCCGACGCTGCTCTCGATCAACGCGCGGGACCCGGACGGGCTGGACACCTCGTGGCTGTGGGACGTCGACTTCGCCCCGCTGCGCGACCGGCCCGTGCTGATCACCGGCGACCGGGCCTACGACCTGGCCGTCCGGCTCGAAGTGAACCGTGTGCCGTTCCAGCACGTACAAACCTTCGACCAGGCGCTCGCGGCGGTGCCGCCCGGCCGGCTCGAGGTGATCGCCAACTACACGGCGTTCCAGGACATCCGCGCGGTGCTCGACCGTGTCAACTAA
- a CDS encoding type 1 glutamine amidotransferase codes for MNDSTLRIVWIYPDLLSTYGDRGNLLILAHRAAARGIPVETYEVRSDMQMPTTADIYLIGGGEDGPQSLASQRLITDGGLHRAVNQGAAVLAICAGYQLFGHSFFAKGTKCAGLGLLDITSDRGESRAVGELRGDIDPRLGLPPLTGFENHGGRTHLGQHAAPLARVTGGVGNDGHTEGAWAGKIIGTYSHGPALARNPAIADLLLRWATGADRLAPLDDSWPERLRGERFAATTPA; via the coding sequence ATGAACGACAGCACCTTGCGGATCGTCTGGATCTACCCGGATCTGCTCTCCACCTACGGTGACCGGGGCAACCTGCTGATCCTGGCGCACCGGGCGGCCGCCCGCGGCATCCCGGTGGAGACCTACGAGGTCCGCTCCGACATGCAGATGCCGACCACCGCCGACATCTACCTGATCGGCGGCGGCGAGGACGGCCCGCAGTCGCTGGCCTCGCAGCGGCTGATCACCGACGGCGGGTTGCACCGCGCGGTCAACCAGGGCGCTGCGGTCCTGGCCATCTGCGCGGGTTACCAGCTGTTCGGTCATTCGTTCTTCGCCAAGGGGACGAAATGTGCCGGGCTCGGTCTGCTCGACATCACCTCGGACCGGGGTGAGAGCCGGGCCGTCGGCGAGCTGCGGGGCGACATCGACCCGCGGCTCGGGCTGCCCCCGCTGACCGGCTTCGAGAACCACGGCGGCCGCACCCACCTGGGCCAACACGCCGCACCGCTGGCCCGGGTCACCGGCGGCGTCGGCAACGACGGACACACCGAGGGCGCCTGGGCCGGCAAGATCATCGGGACGTATTCGCACGGGCCGGCGCTGGCTCGCAACCCAGCGATAGCCGATCTGCTACTGCGTTGGGCCACCGGCGCGGATAGGCTTGCGCCCCTTGACGACAGCTGGCCGGAGCGTCTGCGGGGCGAGCGGTTCGCCGCGACGACCCCGGCCTGA
- a CDS encoding DUF58 domain-containing protein — protein sequence MREALRGLTTRGRSFLAAAIAAGISALILGERDLLRVAVLLAALPLLAAAYVGRSRYKLACTRSLEPGRAPVGSSARVILRLQNLSRLPTGTMLLEDRLPYALGSRPRVVLERLGAHQASSVAYTVRADVRGRYPIGPLVVRLTDPFGLCELTRSFPSVDQLTVIPQVTPLPRVRLAGEYAGTGDSRARSVAVHGEDDAATREYRRGDDLRRVHWRSTARTGELMVRREEQPWDSRATVVLDTRAHAHRGEGPTASFEWAVAAAASIAVHLREAGYKVRLVTGTGVDIDAAEAGGEGLILDALADVKLASAGDVSGLVEQVRRRSDGGLVIGLFGTLTTAEAHLLTGLRGNGATCVGFAIDSATWIPMTAGDRQESDREHAAASLALVRSGWRSVPVTHGETLPGLWPTVGRGSQGFAYRAAMAETVGGVIR from the coding sequence ATGCGGGAGGCGCTGCGGGGTCTCACCACGCGCGGCCGCTCGTTCCTGGCCGCGGCGATCGCGGCCGGGATCTCCGCGCTCATCCTCGGCGAGCGCGACCTGCTCCGGGTCGCCGTGCTGCTGGCCGCGCTGCCACTGCTGGCCGCCGCCTACGTCGGCCGCAGCCGGTACAAACTGGCCTGCACCCGCTCGCTGGAGCCGGGCCGGGCGCCGGTCGGCTCCAGCGCGCGGGTCATCCTGCGCCTGCAGAACCTCTCCCGCCTGCCCACCGGCACCATGCTGCTGGAGGACCGCCTGCCCTATGCCTTGGGCAGCCGGCCCCGGGTGGTGCTGGAGCGGCTCGGCGCGCACCAGGCGAGCTCGGTGGCCTACACCGTGCGCGCCGACGTGCGTGGCCGCTACCCGATCGGTCCGCTGGTGGTCCGGCTGACCGACCCGTTCGGCCTGTGCGAGCTGACCCGCTCGTTCCCCAGCGTCGACCAGCTCACCGTGATCCCGCAGGTCACGCCGCTCCCCCGGGTGCGGCTGGCCGGGGAGTACGCGGGCACCGGGGACAGCCGGGCCCGCTCGGTGGCGGTGCACGGCGAGGACGACGCCGCCACCCGGGAGTACCGGCGCGGCGACGACCTGCGCCGGGTGCACTGGCGGTCCACCGCCCGCACCGGTGAGCTGATGGTCCGCCGCGAGGAGCAGCCCTGGGACAGCCGGGCGACCGTGGTGCTGGACACCCGGGCGCACGCGCACCGCGGCGAGGGCCCGACGGCGAGCTTCGAGTGGGCCGTCGCGGCGGCCGCCAGCATCGCGGTGCACCTGCGCGAGGCGGGCTACAAGGTGCGCCTGGTGACCGGGACCGGGGTGGACATCGACGCGGCCGAGGCCGGCGGCGAGGGCCTGATCCTGGACGCCCTGGCGGACGTCAAGCTGGCCTCGGCCGGCGACGTGTCCGGGCTGGTCGAGCAGGTCCGCCGGCGGTCCGACGGCGGCCTGGTGATCGGCCTGTTCGGCACCCTGACCACGGCCGAGGCGCACCTGCTCACCGGGCTGCGCGGCAACGGCGCGACCTGTGTCGGGTTCGCCATCGACAGCGCCACCTGGATCCCGATGACGGCGGGCGACCGGCAGGAGTCGGACCGGGAGCACGCCGCCGCGTCGCTCGCGCTGGTGCGCAGCGGCTGGCGCTCGGTGCCGGTGACGCACGGCGAGACGTTGCCCGGGCTGTGGCCCACGGTGGGCCGCGGATCGCAGGGCTTCGCCTATCGGGCGGCGATGGCCGAGACGGTGGGCGGGGTGATCCGATGA
- a CDS encoding AAA family ATPase produces MTTPTWGEPTGPLTSAEFRAATQAIMANIEQVIEGKSATVRLALAVLLAEGHLLIEDVPGVGKTKLAKALARSIDCSVRRIQFTPDLLPSDVTGVSVYNQETRDFEFKPGAVFANLVVGDEINRASPKTQSALLECMEERQVTVDGTTYELQAPFMVVATQNPIEMEGTYPLPEAQRDRFTARIAMGYPDPRAELAMLGLHGDHDPLNDIRAVADAALVRRLIETARAVHAADAVQQYAIALVTATREAPEIRLGASPRSTLQLLRTAKAVAALEGRDYVLPDDLQALAVPVLAHRLIPTPDAQLNRRTTDTIVSEIVHRLPIPQANRNPYDTRDGRAPYESRGR; encoded by the coding sequence GTGACAACGCCGACCTGGGGCGAGCCGACAGGACCGCTGACCAGCGCCGAGTTCCGCGCCGCGACGCAAGCCATCATGGCCAACATCGAGCAGGTCATCGAGGGCAAGAGCGCGACGGTGCGGCTGGCCCTCGCGGTCCTGCTCGCCGAGGGGCACCTGCTGATCGAGGATGTGCCGGGCGTCGGCAAGACCAAACTCGCCAAGGCCCTGGCCCGCTCGATCGACTGCTCGGTGCGCCGGATCCAGTTCACCCCGGACCTGCTGCCCAGCGACGTCACCGGGGTCAGCGTCTACAACCAGGAGACCCGGGACTTCGAGTTCAAGCCGGGTGCCGTGTTCGCCAACCTGGTGGTCGGCGACGAGATCAACCGGGCCTCGCCGAAGACCCAGTCCGCCCTGCTGGAGTGCATGGAGGAGCGGCAGGTCACGGTCGACGGCACGACCTACGAGCTGCAGGCTCCGTTCATGGTGGTGGCCACGCAGAACCCGATCGAGATGGAGGGCACCTACCCGCTGCCGGAGGCGCAGCGGGACCGGTTCACCGCCCGGATCGCGATGGGGTACCCGGACCCGCGGGCCGAGCTGGCCATGCTGGGCCTGCACGGCGACCACGACCCGCTGAACGACATCCGCGCGGTGGCCGACGCCGCGCTGGTCCGCCGGCTGATCGAGACGGCCCGCGCGGTGCACGCCGCCGACGCCGTCCAGCAGTACGCGATCGCCCTGGTCACCGCCACCCGGGAGGCCCCGGAGATCCGCCTCGGCGCGTCCCCGCGGTCCACCCTGCAGCTGCTGCGCACCGCCAAGGCGGTGGCCGCGCTGGAGGGCCGGGACTACGTGCTCCCCGACGACCTGCAGGCGCTCGCCGTGCCGGTGCTCGCCCACCGGCTGATCCCGACGCCGGACGCGCAGCTCAACCGCCGGACCACGGACACCATCGTGTCGGAGATCGTGCACCGGCTGCCGATCCCGCAGGCGAACCGGAACCCGTACGACACCCGGGACGGCCGCGCGCCGTACGAGTCCCGGGGGCGTTGA
- the mraZ gene encoding division/cell wall cluster transcriptional repressor MraZ: MFLGTHTPRLDEKGRLILPAKFRDELAGGVVITKGQERCLYVFPMPEFQRIAGQLREAPVTNKAARAYSRVFFASAHDEVPDKQGRVTIPAHLREYASLGRDLVVIGASTRVEIWDKQSWDDYLSASEEEFADIEEGVLPGGL; this comes from the coding sequence ATGTTCCTCGGCACGCACACCCCTCGGCTGGACGAGAAGGGCCGGCTGATCCTCCCGGCCAAGTTCCGGGATGAGCTGGCGGGAGGTGTCGTGATCACGAAAGGACAGGAGCGCTGTCTGTACGTGTTCCCGATGCCGGAGTTCCAGCGCATCGCGGGCCAGCTGCGCGAGGCGCCGGTGACCAACAAGGCCGCCCGGGCTTACAGCCGGGTGTTCTTCGCCAGCGCCCACGACGAGGTGCCTGACAAACAGGGCCGGGTCACCATCCCCGCACACCTGCGGGAGTACGCGAGTCTCGGCCGGGATCTCGTGGTGATCGGGGCCAGCACCCGGGTCGAGATCTGGGACAAGCAGTCCTGGGACGACTACCTCTCGGCGAGCGAGGAAGAGTTCGCCGACATCGAGGAGGGGGTGCTGCCCGGCGGACTGTAA